TCTAAATGATGTAAACACGTATAGAGAGACGATGGTTAATAAATTCATTATGGGTGAAGAACCACTTGACGATTTTGGTGCGTATGTTGAGACATTAAAAGGAATGGGCATCGAACGTGCCATTGAAATTAATCAGGATGCGCTTGATCGTTATCATGAGCGCTAATGGTGAAAAACGTGTTAAGCGGAAAGCGTCGTACTGTGCTATTTGTACACGCATCGTATTGACTGCCTGGCGTGCCTCTTTCTTTGGTCCAGAAAAAACGTTCGCGTCCCCTCAAAAAAGGGTGTCCGCGAACGTTTTTTGATTTTAAAACAAAGCAGCGAGTGTCTTCACTTTTCCCATCAGTCTTGACTTGCTGAGTTTTTCAGAGAAACGGCAACTCATCCGTAAGCTAACCGCCGAGCTTTTTTCTATTCGGTTACCCGACGCGTCTTGATGAACTAAATGCCGAAGATTTGATCAGCATGCAAATTTCTGTAGAACCACGGTTTTCTTTTTTGTACGGATTGTCTGCCCGAGCGGTCAAACCGGTTGACCGGATGGCGGTCGATTTATTTTCGCTTGTGTGAGAGATTGTTTGGGAAGATGAATCCAAAAACATTTTTCAATTGGTCCCTTCCGCTAAAACCGGAAGCCCTTAAAGAACTAGCTTTTTTCAAAGTAAGGATCATTGATTAAATTGAGTAGAGGGAAAGTTACTTAACTTTTCCCTCTACTCAATTGGCACTAAAGAAATGGCTGATTTTTTTCCATAAAGTTTCCATTGAGGATAAGGGGGATCACTTTGTGAACAAGCAAAGGGTATGTTGACGAATTCACTCGACACCTCTCAGGATATGATTGTATTTGATGTGTTGCACAGCGCAACATAATAAACCGATGTTCATCAACGATTGTTATGAATTTTTTTAATTTTTTCAATAAAATATTTACATATCGTTAACAGTACCTTTATACTACCTTTATTAAACCGGTTTAAAATGTGTTTTGAAAGTCTTAGTTAAACCGGTTTAATCGTTGACATGAAAGGGGGGGAAGGATGGCTACAATTACTGAAGTGGCTAAGCTGGCTGGCGTGTCAAAAGGAACCGTTTCGAATGTCTTTAGTGGAAAGCGACCGATCAGCCAGCAAGTGAAGACACGCGTGCTCGAAGCAGCGGCAACGTTAAATTATAAGCCGAATTATTGGGCGCGAACGTTGGCGATTAAGAAAACAAAAATGATTGGTCTTAACTTTTTAAGCGACGAGCATCAATTTAGTCAGTTTCATCTGTCTTTGATCAATGGCGTCTTATCCGAGTGTTATAAAAGTGGCTACCGGCTGTTAATTAATGCACTATCAAATGAATATCAAACGGATATTGAACATTTGGCTCGTGACCCGATTGACGGTGAAATCTTGTTAGATCCGTCGCTTGACGATCAAAGAATTGAGGAGCGTTTGCGGGAGAACCTTCCTGTGATCGTTATCGGCAATCCGCCTTCTGGATTAAGTGAGTCTCTGTCTTATGTAGATAACGACAATGTTGAGGCAGCCCGCAAGCTAACATCTCATTTGTTAAAGCTCGGGCATGAACAT
The sequence above is drawn from the Litoribacterium kuwaitense genome and encodes:
- a CDS encoding LacI family DNA-binding transcriptional regulator, translating into MATITEVAKLAGVSKGTVSNVFSGKRPISQQVKTRVLEAAATLNYKPNYWARTLAIKKTKMIGLNFLSDEHQFSQFHLSLINGVLSECYKSGYRLLINALSNEYQTDIEHLARDPIDGEILLDPSLDDQRIEERLRENLPVIVIGNPPSGLSESLSYVDNDNVEAARKLTSHLLKLGHEHISFINAPSQRTVSVDRRTGYEKAFVEAGMTYRDEWVISIPPEESSAEFGYTTATRLLKKEKCGAMITDNERCAMGVYHAAKEMGIRIPEDLSVASFSEESFVSRFSPPLTSVQLNGGHLGQAAARQLLAELKMEEAESTRSAGRIIVPTDFIQGASSAPIKINIR